One stretch of Cyclopterus lumpus isolate fCycLum1 chromosome 10, fCycLum1.pri, whole genome shotgun sequence DNA includes these proteins:
- the LOC117737290 gene encoding probable UDP-sugar transporter protein SLC35A4 isoform X1: MIVIQNVGPSSPARIRRQWRRRILWGVLFGLMVLIYGSHAPLIALTKVDGQVPFNPSSCVLMIELSKLLISLATLVSTGGTSTLHAAPPLVRVAPYAVPAILYALNNNLVVLMQDYMDPSSYQVLSNLKIASTALLYSFCLSKRLRPSQWLALGLLMAAGVCHSYSSLDLGDRERAEAEEGPRLHITVWGIFLVLVYCLVSGLAAVYTERVLKSQKLPLSLQNIYLYVFGVAINGISSFSFVVGEKSFLEGYSGVVWAIIAGQAANGLLMSVVLKHGSGITRLFVISCSMLVNALLSWAILGLQLTPFFLLPISMIGLAAFMYYR, from the coding sequence ATGATTGTGATCCAGAATGTGGGGCCCAGTTCCCCAGCAAGGATTAGGAGACAGTGGAGGAGAAGGATTCTGTGGGGTGTCCTGTTTGGGCTGATGGTCCTTATCTATGGCTCTCATGCACCACTCATTGCTCTCACCAAGGTAGACGGCCAAGTCCCTTTCAACCCCTCctcatgtgttttaatgatcGAGTTATCCAAACTCTTGATTTCTCTGGCGACTCTCGTGTCAACCGGGGGTACGTCCACCTTACATGCGGCTCCACCTCTAGTCCGTGTGGCCCCCTATGCAGTCCCTGCGATACTCTACGCCCTCAACAACAACCTGGTAGTTCTCATGCAGGACTACATGGACCCCAGCTCATACCAAGTCCTTTCGAACCTGAAAATTGCCTCCACGGCCCTGTTGTACTCCTTCTGCCTGAGCAAGAGGCTCCGGCCTTCTCAGTGGTTGGCCCTGGGGCTCCTCATGGCTGCAGGGGTGTGTCACAGCTACAGCAGCCTGGATCTAGGGGACCGTGAGAGGGCGGAAGCTGAGGAAGGTCCCAGGCTTCATATCACAGTGTGGGGTATTTTCCTTGTGCTGGTGTACTGCTTGGTTTCAGGGCTTGCAGCAGTTTACACAGAGAGGGTGCTAAAGAGCCAGAAGCTGCCCCTCAGCTTGCAGAATATCTACCTCTATGTGTTTGGTGTGGCTATAAATGggatctcctccttctcatttGTAGTAGGTGAAAAGAGCTTTCTGGAGGGATACTCTGGGGTGGTTTGGGCCATCATAGCAGGGCAGGCAGCTAACGGACTTCTGATGTCTGTGGTGCTCAAGCACGGCAGTGGGATCACCAGACTGTTTGTCATTTCCTGCTCCATGTTGGTGAACGCTCTGTTGTCTTGGGCCATCTTGGGGCTGCAGCTCACaccctttttcctcctccccaTTTCTATGATTGGACTGGCAGCTTTCATGTACTACAGATAG
- the LOC117737290 gene encoding SLC35A4 upstream open reading frame protein-like isoform X2, translating into MADDKDPLKQLKDLTRLKNQLEEIQRRVENEVSVGIPQGGSVLGSPFLKGFLAGYVVAKLRSSAFLGVLLGTITGIYAAQNYQVPNVERTLKEYINSCKKGPK; encoded by the exons ATGGCGGATGACAAG GATCCTCTGAAACAGTTAAAAGACCTGACGCGGCTCAAAAACCAGTTGGAGGAGATCCAGAGGCGCGTGGAGAACGAGGTTTCTGTAGGAATCCCTCAG GGAGGCTCAGTGTTGGGATCGCCATTTCTGAAAGGCTTTCTGGCTGGCTATGTGGTAGCCAAGCTACGCTCCTCTGCCTTCCTGGGAGTGCTGCTGGGAACAATCACTGGCATTTACGCGGCACAGAACTACCAAGTGCCCAACGTTGAAAGGACTTTGAAAGAATATATTAACAGCTGTAAAAAAGGACCAAAATGA
- the LOC117737931 gene encoding kinesin-like protein KIN-4C, giving the protein MATVNMNAPLCEGGGTVRVGVVLTALTDYVFIGEEGRGLDYKSGKNKEAKSFSFDQVVTVDNIQMFYPEFLQPLTESISGGYNGALLICGASTEKISALIDQTIIKQVLADLFSRVLSQGEEELFISVSSVQFYPDDNAVDLLSPRRQSLKLVVHPVLGKCSSLFSVAVEWKLHPEEAEPEVCRSRLQLFRLAGGAGRTDLRGVSPLVKVVDQTQREATSNDKILPFLLNDALTGNSRTALIYCINPQDDETPSALALAQKASGLVTKATVYRWFPRATEQKIRDSIVDQRNIMMSQGGSEVHNTFRLAELTQNLQIVKSQSWEKRREESKKIKGKTQSCRPPNSNVHSSDDRESTDPMKHLQAQLKQEMEEHIREGKGDVEKVQERVGRIQQLRDTLREETLKSGAATEQSDLCQQSQLEHSKAQEQRRQLKEDHLRLIQEEVEKMERDLAQEPLLTEGPQRELLVLTRERRVLVLQIEALRAEAQQAEQDLQNQYQHHKTELHCLREESLQVFRVFRQVSEEQRTISESRYRSVLLEAVQDAVYLSAQNQQLQADNKQLRKALGEFKDTLAVRGDPMAEPLSQQH; this is encoded by the exons ATGGCCACTGTGAACATGAACGCACCT TtgtgtgagggaggaggaacAGTGAGAGTGGGAGTGGTTCTGACTGCACTCACAG ACTATGTATTTATTGGTGAGGAAGGACGTGGTTTGGACTACAAGTCGGGAAAGAATAAG GAAGCAAAATCCTTCTCCTTTGACCAAGTTGTGACTGTTGACAACATACAG ATGTTCTACCCAGAGTTCCTGCAGCCTCTCACTGAGTCCATATCCGGTGGTTACAATGGAGCGCTGCTGATATGTGGAGCCTCCACAGAGAAGATTAGCGCTCTGATTGACCAAACTATCATCAAACAG GTCTTGGCAGATCTGTTTAGTCGTGTGTTGTCACAAGGGGAAGAGGAGTTGTTCATCTCAGTGTCGTCCGTTCAG TTTTACCCAGATGACAATGCTGTGGATCTCCTGAGCCCCAGGAGACAGAGTCTAAAACTTGTGGTTCACCCCGTCCTTGGGAA ATGTAGTTCCCTGTTCTCAGTGGCTGTTGAGTGGAAACTTCACccagaggaggcggagccggAGGTCTGCCGCAGCAGGCTGCAGCTGTTCAGACTGGCAGGAGGAGCCGGCAGGACCGACCTCAGAGG aGTCAGCCCACTGGTGAAGGTTGTGGACCAAACCCAACGGGAAGCCACATCAAATGACAAGATTCTCCCTTTCCTCCTAAATGATGCCTTAACAGGAAACAGCAGGACAGCCCTCATTTACTGTATTAACCCTCAAG ATGACGAGACCCCCTCCGCTTTAGCTTTGGCCCAGAAAGCGAGTGGTTTGGTCACCAAGGCCACTGTTTATCGCTGGTTTCCAAGAGCAACCGAGCAAAAGATCAGAGATAGCATCGTGGACCAAAGAAACATAATGATGTCGCAGGGCGGAAGCGAAGTTCACAACACCTTCAGGCTAGCAGAGCTGACCCAAAACCTGCAG ATTGTGAAAAGTCAGTCttgggagaagaggagagaagagtcaAAGAAGATAAAAGGCAAAACACAG AGTTGTCGGCCTCCAAATAGCAATGTGCACAGCAgtgatgacagagagagtaCAGACCCAATGAAACACTTACAAGCCCAACTGAAACAAGAAATGGAAGAACATATCAGAG AGGGTAAAGGGGATGTAGAGAAAGTGCAGGAGAGAGTAGGAAGAATCCAGCAGTTGAGGGATACCCTCagagaggaaacactgaagAGCGGGGCGGCTACAGAGCAATCTGACCTCTGCCAACAA TCTCAGTTGGAACACAGCAAAGCACAAGAACAGAGGAGGCAACTTAAGGAGGACCACTTGAGATTAAttcaggaggaggtggagaagatggagagagacttGGCCCAGGAACCGCTACTG ACAGAAGGCCCCCAGAGAGAGCTGCTGGTGCTGACCAGAGAGAGGCGAGTCCTGGTGCTGCAGATAGAGGCCCTGCGTGCTGAGGCCCAGCAGGCTGAGCAAGACCTGCAGAATCAATATCAACACCACAAAACAGAGCTGCATTGTCTGAGAGAGGAGAGCCTGCAG GTGTTCAGAGTGTTTCGTCAGGTAAGTGAGGAGCAGAGGACGATATCAGAGAGCAGATACAGAAGTGTGTTGCTGGAAGCTGTGCAGGATGCAGTCTACCTCTCAGCCCAGAACCAGCAGCTGCAGGCCGACAACAAACAGCTCCgtaaag catTGGGAGAGTTTAAGGATACTCTTGCTGTGCGGGGTGATCCTATGGCTGAACCGTTATCCCAACAACATTGA
- the ndst1b gene encoding bifunctional heparan sulfate N-deacetylase/N-sulfotransferase 1b, whose protein sequence is MLGCVTRLRRLVRLLPLQTSLLLLFLFCTVSVFISAYFLYGVKRELEPSGGGVSGAEGASADSDDSRVTPSRLLPLRGVSGGPGMDPGGSRTDPVVLVFVESQYSQLGQEIVAILESGRFKYRTEISPGKGDMPTLTDKDRGRFTLVIYENILKYVNLDAWNRELLDKYCVEYGVGIIGFFKANENSLLSAQLKGFPLFLHSNLGLKDCTVNPKSPLLFITRSGQPLPGPLPGDDWTVFQSNHSTYEPVLLAKTQSAESVASMGQNAALLPSVVQDLGLHDGIQRVLFGNNLVFWLHKLVFVDAVAFLTGKRLSLSLERYILVDIDDIFVGKEGTRMKVPDVKALLETQRELRTHVPNFTFNLGFSGKFFHAGSDEEDLGDDLLLSYVKEFWWFPHMWSHMQPHLFHNQSVLAEQMLLNKKFAMEHGIPTNMGYAVAPHHSGVYPVHMQLYDAWKKVWGIKVTSTEEYPHLKPARFRRGFIHSGISVLPRQTCGLFTHTIFYKDYPSSPNELDKLINGGELFLTVLLNPISIFMTHLSNYGNDRLGLYTFKSLVMFLQTWTNLKMQTLPPVQLAQKYFSLFPSERDPLWQDPCEDKRHKDIWSKEKTCDRFPKLLVIGPQKTGTTALYLFLGMHPDLTSNYPSKETFEEIQFFNGHNYHRGIDWYMEYFPLPSNTSSDYYFEKSANYFDSEVAAQRAAALLPKAKIITILINPADRAYSWYQHQRAHDDPVALKYSFRDVITAGHDAPVKLRVLQNRCLVPGWYAIHLERWLNFYHSSQLLVLDGQMLKTEPASIMDKIQKYLAPVNVINYHKILAFDPKKGFWCQLLEGGKTKCLGKSKGRRYPDMDPESEGFLREYYRDHNIELSKLLYRMGQPLPSWLREELVHTRTAVDDDQDESVVALSSC, encoded by the exons ATGCTGGGATGTGTGACACGCCTCCGTCGGCTAGTCCGTCTCCTCCCCCTGCagacctccctcctcctcctcttcctcttctgtaCTGTCAGCGTCTTCATCTCTGCCTACTTCCTCTATGGCGTCAAGCGGGAGCTGGAGCCATCGGGAGGGGGCGTGTCTGGGGCCGAGGGAGCGTCCGCAGACTCCGATGACTCGAGGGTTACGCCGTCCCGGCTGCTACCGCTGCGGGGCGTCTCAGGGGGCCCAGGGATGGATCCCGGAGGGTCCAGGACAGATCCTGTGGTTCTGGTGTTTGTGGAAAGCCAGTATTCTCAACTGGGTCAGGAGATTGTGGCCATCTTGGAGTCTGGCCGGTTCAAGTACCGAACTGAGATCTCTCCCGGTAAAGGGGACATGCCCACAttgacagacaaagacagagggcgTTTCACACTGGTGATTTATGAGAACATTCTCAAGTATGTTAACTTGGACGCCTGGAACCGAGAGCTGCTGGACAAATACTGTGTGGAATATGGAGTGGGCATCATTGGCTTCTTCAAG GCCAATGAAAACAGTCTGCTCAGTGCACAGCTGAAAggcttccctctctttctgcacTCCAACTTGGGTCTGAAGGACTGCACTGTCAACCCCAAGTCCCCCCTGCTCTTTATCACTCGATCCGGGCAGCCCTTGCCAGGTCCCCTCCCCGGGGATGACTGGACCGTTTTCCAGTCCAACCACTCAACGTACGAGCCTGTGTTGCTGGCCAAGACCCAGTCAGCTGAGAGCGTTGCATCGATGGGGCAGAACGCTGCTCTGCTCCCATCGGTGGTGCAGGACCTAGGGCTCCATGATGGTATCCAGAGGGTCCTGTTCGGCAACAACTTGGTCTTCTGGTTGCACAAGCTGGTGTTTGTGGACGCCGTGGCCTTTCTGACGGGGAAGAGGCTCTCGTTGTCCCTGGAGCGCTACATCCTGGTGGATATAGATGACATATTTGTGGGCAAAGAGGGCACACGCATGAAGGTGCCTGATGTCAAG GCCCTGCTGGAGACGCAACGGGAGCTGCGCACCCATGTGCCCAACTTCACCTTCAATCTGGGTTTCTCAGGGAAATTCTTTCACGCTG gaTCTGATGAGGAGGACCTGGGAGACGACCTGCTGCTTTCCTACGTGAAGGAGTTTTGGTGGTTCCCTCACATGTGGAGCCACATGCAGCCCCATCTATTCCACAACCAGTCGGTGCTGGCCGAGCAGATGTTGCTCAACAAGAAATTTGCCATG GAGCATGGGATCCCCACTAACATGGGTTACGCGGTGGCGCCCCACCATTCTGGCGTCTACCCTGTCCACATGCAGCTGTACGACGCCTGGAAGAAGGTGTGGGGCATTAAGGTGACCAGCACAGAGGAATACCCACACCTGAAGCCTGCCCGCTTCCGGCGAGGTTTCATCCACAGCGGCATCAGC GTGCTGCCCAGGCAGACGTGTGGtctcttcacacacaccatCTTCTATAAAGACTACCCGAGCAGTCCGAATGAACTGGACAAGCTCATCAATGGAGGAGAACTCTTCCTCACAGTTTTGCTGAACCCT ATCAGTATCTTCATGACCCATCTGTCCAACTATGGAAATGATCGCCTCGGCCTGTACACCTTTAAAAGCCTGGTGATGTTCCTCCAGACGTGGACCAACCTGAAGATGCAGACCCTGCCACCTGTTCAGCTGGCTCAGAAGTACTTCAGCCTCTTCCCCTCTGAGAGAGATCCACTCTGGCAG GATCCTTGTGAGGACAAAAGGCACAAGGACATCTGGTCCAAAGAGAAAACATGTGACCGCTTCCCCAAACTGCTCGTCATCGGGCCCCAGAAGACAG GGACGACAGCGCTCTACCTGTTTCTTGGCATGCACCCTGACCTGACCAGTAACTACCCGAGCAAGGAGACCTTTGAGGAGATCCAGTTCTTCAATGGGCACAACTACCACAGAGGCATTGACTG GTATATGGAGTACTTCCCCCTGCCCTCCAACACCAGTTCAGACTACTACTTTGAAAAGAGTGCCAACTACTTCGACTCTGAGGTGGCTGCTCAGAGGGCTGCGGCTCTCCTGCCCAAAGCCAagatcatcaccatcctcatcaacCCAGCGGACAGAGCTTACTCTTGGTACCAG CACCAAAGAGCCCACGATGACCCGGTGGCATTGAAGTACTCCTTCCGTGATGTCATCACTGCAGGCCACGACGCTCCGGTCAAACTCCGGGTCCTGCAGAACCGCTGTCTGGTGCCAGGCTGGTACGCCATCCACCTGGAGCGCTGGCTCAACTTCTACCACTCCAGCCAG TTGTTAGTCTTAGATGGACAGATGCTGAAGACTGAGCCTGCTTCAATCATGGATAAAATCCAGAAGTATCTGGCCCCGGTCAACGTCATCAACTACCACAAGATCCTAGC GTTCGACCCTAAGAAAGGGTTCTGGTGTCAGCTgctggagggagggaagacCAAGTGTTTGGGGAAGAGTAAAGGGCGCAGGTACCCTGACATGGACCCTGAG TCCGAGGGCTTCCTTAGGGAGTACTATAGGGATCACAACATTGAGCTGTCCAAGCTGCTCTACAGGATGGGTCAGCCGCTGCCCAGCTGGCTCAGAGAAGAGCTGGTCCACACCAG GACAGCAGTGGATGATGATCAAGATGAGAGCGTAGTTGCTTTGAGCAGCTGTTAG
- the LOC117737678 gene encoding H-2 class II histocompatibility antigen gamma chain-like yields MADSAEDAPLARGSLAGSEEVLVAPAGPTTGSSNRHAFKVAGLTTIACLLLASMVFTAYMVFDQNQEIHSLKKNAERLSKQLTRSSQAPMRKMLIPMRSLPLLMDFTLDEDAKTPLTKLQDTVVSIEKQLKDLMQDSQLPQFNETFLANLQSLKQHVNESEWTSFESWMRYWLIFQMAQQKPATPTPESASVIKTKCQTDAATGATKIGFYKAQCDEQGRYKPMQCWPPTGYCWCVDLTGTPIEGTHMRARPDCQPAQPSRRMLAPATLLLKNLSVDD; encoded by the exons ATGGCCGACTCTGCAGAAGATGCTCCCCTGGCCAGAGGGAGTCTGGCGGGCAGTGAAGAAGTCCTTGTTGCACCTGCAGGACCCACGACCGG GAGCTCCAACCGTCATGCCTTTAAGGTGGCAGGCCTGACAACCATTGCATGTCTGCTGCTGGCCAGCATGGTCTTCACTGCCTACATGGTGTTTGACCAGAATCAGGAGATCCACTCACTGAAGAAAAACGCAGAAAGATTGAGCAAACAGCTGACCCGCTCATCCCAAG CTCCAATGAGAAAGATGCTGATTCCCATGAGGAGTCTTCCTCTGCTGATGGACTTCACATTAGATGAGGACGCCAAGACACCTCTGACT AAACTGCAGGACACTGTTGTCAGCATAGAGAAACAGCTGAAGGACCTCATGCAG GACTCCCAGCTGCCGCAGTTCAACGAGACCTTCCTGGCCAACCTGCAGAGCCTGAAGCAGCACGTGAATGAGAGCGAGTGGACG AGCTTTGAGTCCTGGATGCGTTACTGGCTGATCTTCCAGATGGCCCAGCAGAAACCTGCAACCCCAACACCGGAGTCAG CCTCTGTGATCAAGACCAAATGCCAGACGGACGCAGCAACTGGAGCCACCAAGATCGGTTTTTACAAGGCCCAGTGTGACGAGCAGGGCCGCTACAAGCCCATGCAGTGCTGGCCCCCCACCGGCTACTGCTGGTGTGTGGACCTGACTGGCACACCCATCGAGGGCACCCACATGCGCGCTCGCCCCGACTGTCAGCCAG CTCAACCTAGCCGCAGAATGCTTGCACCCGCCACGCTGCTGCTGAAGAACCTCAGCGTTGATG aTTAG